A single Loxodonta africana isolate mLoxAfr1 chromosome 24, mLoxAfr1.hap2, whole genome shotgun sequence DNA region contains:
- the FOXA2 gene encoding hepatocyte nuclear factor 3-beta, with amino-acid sequence MHSASSMLGAVKMEGHEPSDWSSYYAEPEGYSSVSNMNAGLGMNGMNTYMSMSAAAMGSGSGNMSTGSMNMSSYVGAGMSPSLAGMSPGAGAMAGMGGSAGAPGVAGMGPHLSPSLSPLGGQAAGAMGGLAPYANMNSMSPMYGQAGLSRARDPKTYRRSYTHAKPPYSYISLITMAIQQSPNKMLTLSEIYQWIMDLFPFYRQNQQRWQNSIRHSLSFNDCFLKVPRSPDKPGKGSFWTLHPDSGNMFENGCYLRRQKRFKCEKQLALKEAAGASGGSKKAAAGTQASQGQLGEAAGPASETPAGTESPHSSASPCQEHKRGALGELKGTPAAALSPPEPAPSPGQQQQQAAAHLLGPPHHPGLPPEAHLKPEHHYAFNHPFSINNLMSSEQQHHHSHHHHQPHKMDLKAYEQVMHYPGYGSPMPGSLAMGPVTNKAGLDASPLAADTSYYQGVYSRPIMNSS; translated from the exons ATGCACTCGGCTTCCAGTATGCTGGGAGCGGTGAAGATGGAAGGGCACGAGCCGTCCGACTGGAGCAGCTACTATGCCGAGCCCGAG GGTTACTCCTCCGTGAGCAACATGAACGCCGGCCTGGGGATGAACGGCATGAACACCTACATGAGCATGTCGGCGGCCGCCATGGGCAGCGGCTCCGGCAACATGAGCACCGGCTCCATGAACATGTCTTCGTACGTGGGCGCCGGCATGAGCCCGTCCCTGGCAGGCATGTCCCCCGGCGCGGGCGCCATGGCGGGCATGGGCGGCTCTGCCGGGGCGCCCGGCGTGGCGGGCATGGGGCCGCACCTGAGTCCAAGCCTGAGTCCGCTCGGTGGGCAAGCGGCTGGAGCCATGGGCGGCCTGGCCCCTTATGCCAACATGAACTCCATGAGCCCCATGTACGGGCAGGCCGGCCTGAGCCGCGCGCGCGACCCCAAGACTTACCGGCGCAGCTACACGCACGCCAAGCCGCCCTACTCGTACATCTCGCTCATCACCATGGCCATCCAGCAGAGCCCCAACAAGATGCTGACGTTGAGCGAGATCTACCAGTGGATCATGGACCTTTTTCCCTTCTACCGGCAGAACCAGCAGCGCTGGCAGAACTCTATCCGCCACTCGCTCTCCTTCAACGACTGCTTCCTCAAAGTGCCGCGCTCGCCCGACAAGCCCGGCAAAGGCTCCTTCTGGACCCTGCATCCTGACTCGGGCAACATGTTCGAGAACGGCTGCTACCTGCGCCGCCAGAAACGCTTCAAGTGCGAGAAGCAGCTGGCTTTGAAGGAGGCCGCGGGCGCGTCGGGTGGGAGCAAGAAGGCGGCCGCCGGGACCCAAGCCTCTCAGGGTCAGCTTGGGGAGGCCGCCGGGCCGGCCTCCGAGACTCCGGCGGGCACCGAGTCGCCCCACTCGAGCGCTTCCCCATGCCAGGAGCACAAGAGAGGGGCCCTGGGGGAGCTAAAGGGGACGCCGGCCGCAGCGCTGAGCCCCCCGGAGCCAGCGCCCTCAccagggcagcagcagcagcaggccgCAGCCCACCTGCTGGGCCCGCCCCATCATCCGGGCCTGCCCCCCGAGGCCCACCTTAAGCCGGAACACCACTATGCCTTCAACCACCCCTTCTCCATCAACAACCTCATGTCCTCGGAGCAACAACaccaccacagccaccaccaccaccagccccACAAAATGGACCTGAAGGCCTATGAACAGGTGATGCACTACCCCGGCTACGGTTCTCCCATGCCTGGCAGCCTGGCCATGGGCCCGGTCACGAACAAAGCGGGCCTGGATGCCTCACCTCTGGCCGCAGACACCTCCTACTACCAGGGGGTGTACTCCCGGCCCATTATGAACTCCTCTTAA